The Rhododendron vialii isolate Sample 1 chromosome 3a, ASM3025357v1 nucleotide sequence ACACTGGTGGCGCTTGGGATAATGCCAAGAAGTATATTGAGGTAAAGAATTTCGAATTTGACACAAATTATTCCTCTTGCTTGGTATCGTTTtgcttttttggttttctagtCTCGTTTCTGAAGAAACACATAAAATTCGTTTCACAAACTGCTTCTGGAAACTGCTTTTAGGATTTTCAGAAATTGTTTTTAGGAACAAATGCATAAAACTATGGAAATGATGTGTGTCTTTTgaacttttcattattttagcTCTAGAAAAATTGAGTTGTGGAAATGGAAAACGGAAAGCCCTCCTATAATAGGCTACCTTACACTTTGGTATCGATTGTGACGTGATAGGCTGGTGCTTCGGAGCACGCAAGGACCCTTGGCCCGAAGGGATCCGACGCACACAAGGCAGCTGTAATCGGTGACACCGTTGGGGACCCGCTCAAGGACACATCTGGACCATCACTCAACATCCTGATTAAGCTAATGGCTGTTGAATCACTTGTGTTCGCTCCCTTTTTCGCTACCCATGGCGGCCTTCTATTCAAGATTTTCTAGAAGAACAAAGAAGGGAGTGCTAATACTGCAGGGGATTCTCCAACCGATTTCCCTATGATCGTTGTCGTCTTTTTACCTGGTTATTCTGTGTCCTTCATTCTCCGCCAGGTCTCCTCCTCCTAACTTCTATTTCAACTGTACTTTAGATTCTGGTGTAGAGAAATTTTTCCCCGTTATTGGAGTTGATGATGTTGATGAAAATGTTCAATCTTTTGAAGAGTTGGGATAGCTTTGTTGTTCTTTGCCTACGTAAATGCACATGATGTTGGTCATTGGTCTATTCGATTTGCAACTTTTATGGGTCAATGTCAAATTATACCAGTAGTTAATGTCTTTTATGATCTTCTTTTTTGAGAAGTCTAGCTGTAAGAATCTACTGCTGCCCTGGACTCGTAGACCAAAatccaagtattttttttttggtcaaatgatAGGGGAGATCGTTTACATCATGTATGAGAGTTACACAGTACAAACCCAGGACACTACATTAATTATGGGAGTCCACGAGATATCCAAGTTTAAttactcaaccaatacaagaaataagcccatcgaagaatcaaaaaaatgaaggaaaaaccCTTGTAAGGGAAGAACATCCAAATGCTTTTGGAAAGATTTGAAATCTTGACTTCCTAGTAAGATGTAAGAGTCTTGGCTAACTGAGCTAGCCCAATTGGTCAAATCCAAGCCATTAACATGTTGTGATTAAAAACTCAGGTACTTAAAATGGTAAGATAGACAGCTTCGCGAGGAGTTTTTTTAAACTAGAATTGCATGGGTTTTACTTGTGTTTCATGTTTCATGTTTAGTGATCTAGTTGGTTATTCCTATAAGGTTAGAATTTGGGACGAGGATTCTTGGATTTCTCAGTGTGAGAGATTCCTTAATGTTTTCGTAAAAGAGGGGTGTAGAATGGTGGAAATATCGTGTGTGCAGAGCATGATCAGCCTGATCAGCCTGTGGCAGGATCGTGCTTATAAAACATACAATGGGGAGGGTGTCTGAGGTTGGAGGCAACACCGATTAGCACGAAAGGGTATGAGACATTGTTGGATTTGGTGGGGTGGTTGGATTTGGCATTTGAGTCTTTGAAGAAAGAGTTGTTTGAGCTATATTGTGAGGAATCAATTCCTTAGGAAATTGTAACAGAGAAAAACAATTAGAAATTCATAACGTGGGATATGATATCGGTactcattttgtttgttgattccgcagtttaatttttttaggataATTCGTGTATCCTGGACTGCTTTAACTAAAATTTGGATAACGTTCGAGTAGATATGCTCTGATCGTACAAATCGTGCTAAACTTGAATCAGGAATTTCCTAAAGTTGGTTGGAGTTCAACATGACACAAGTGAATCCTTGGGGTATACGTTTTTATCTCGAAAGAAACGATCACAGAGAGATGCCGATTGTCTCCTAAATCTTGGATGTCATTCTCGTTTCTCTAATAATAAGACTCATAGTCAGATGGCATAGTATACCAAAGCAATTGTGGATTTGGTCTCTCCTGAAAGCATAATGGCAGATGGCTGATTTCTCTCCAGAAACCATAGTGGCATATAGGACCGATTGTCTGCTGACACTGGATGTTGATGTGTTTCTATAGTAGTATGACTCCAAAAGAAGCCTCTCAAATCCTCTGTACCAGAAATTTGGTGAGCTCATGTTCCGTTGTGTTTTTGGCCATTGGATAATTTGATACTTTTAAGGGATACAAAATTTAACTTGATCCAACGACCGGAAATACATAAAGAACAGAGGAATTTGGGTACGTAGGACTTGAGCTCCAAAAGAAGGGCTACTAGTTTGTGTCAAACCCAGTATACTTAGATCATAGGCCGAAGGGATTGGTGGGTCCGGACTCCGGAGGATCAACCGGAATTGTCGAAGTTGCCTTGGAGTGGGCCTGCATTGCCCCTTCATTCAGAGAGAGCGTTTATCATAAAGAATATCAGTGACTATGACAAAATAAAGGCCGTACTTTTAATTCAATAGCATGAACACAAAAAGATGATtataacaaaccaaaccaaaccaaaccaaaccaaatgatgttcaaaaaacacaaaccaaGCCAAAGAAACAAACTGAATCAAACTAGGCCTTGTGTTCCAGTCAGCTACAAGAGTCATTTTTCGTCATTCTGGAGCCAATGTGTTTGTGTTCAATCCGACTATCCAAAGACATCTTTCCTTTACGCAAGAAAATTAGATTTTCACACTATCAAGAGGTACCAGCCCTTTCTGAAAGCATTCGTAGTTAAGAGCAGCATAATTCTTCACTTTCTTGTATAATCTTGGTCTTTTCTCATCCACCAATTGATCAATAGGTTCGATCTCTTTCTCTGGATCTGGCCTCTTGAACATGGCGACAGTAATCTTCTCCCTTTCCCTGTTAGTCACTACCCTGTGGAATGGGCTCTTGAATACTCCATTACTCATTATCTGGATACACATGAAAAGGCCAATTCTGCTAATGAGTAAAGCTTCTTATCTTCTATATTAGGGAGATAGAATGTAGTTCTTAGGTTCGGTTGGAGGGGGAAAATTCCCCTACTAGAACACAATCTAACAACTACCACCCAACACACTAAATGTCGTGTATGTAGCAATAACTTAACATGTGTTCATAGAGTGTGTACTAAGGCCATATACTGTTCGTTTTCTATTTGCGCGCGCAAACACACAATAATACAGGAGATGATTTTCTAAGAGGTCAAACCCATTACCCATCATACTAAGCAGATTCGCTCACCCCCCTCTAGCTCAAAGGCCGAGCTAAAGCCCAAATCTATTTCTCTCTGAAGTTCTGCCTATTGCATTAGTCAAGCTTGGATAACTGAGAACTAGGACTTACTAGATGAAAGACCGTGATTAGTGAAGGGCTTAAAAGAGCCTTAGGTAGCTGCTATGTATGGGTAAATTGCTTCGTCAAAAATAGTCACGGGTTTCTTACTTGTGATGTATTGgctaaaaaaaatccaagcaaTGCTCAGTTGAAAGCATATTTCCATGATGCTTTTGTGCAAATTAGACAAAAAGAACGTACCTGCATTTGATCACCAAGATTGACAAACAGGGCATGAGGAATTACGGGAACTGTAAGCCACTGGTCCTCTTTCAAAACTTGAAGGCCTTGTACTTCTTTGTCTTGCAGTAGAACAGTGACCCCTGATCCGTCCGAATGGGGTTTGACCCCGAACACGTGGTCTGGTCTGGTACAAGTTGGGTAGAGGATGAATCTCCCTTGCATAACTGATCTGTCTCCAAACTGTTTTGAGAAGCTGCTCTCTTCCAATTTCAGTGATTTTGCCATGGCCTTCAATAAAATACCAACTACAGAATCGATGTTCATGGCGAATTCATCAATTGTCTCCCTGCAATAACATAGAAACTGAATGCTGGTTGCTATATCTTGATCGTGGGTTGTCAAGCATATAAGAAATCATTAATGCTGTTACTCTCTTTTTTGCCTTGGCCAATTACGTAAAAACGGAATGTTTTCCCCTCTCTGCGTAGCCAAGATCCAGATGCAAGAGTTTATTGATGCTACGTTTGGGTCTTCAAATCTATGGAGGGAAGATAACAGTAGAAATTGTACGAATGAAAGAATTCACCTAAAATCTTGCGGCTTTTCTGGCCACAACTTGAGATCTCTTTGATCTTCTGGGTATATTAACACAGAGAGACGGTCAGACCAGTCAAGAACTTGTTTTTCTGTGACTAAAGAGTCAAGCCCATACCCTTCCTTTGCAACAGCTGCTTTACCATGTCTTTGCTTTTCCTCGATTGGAAGCTCAAAGAACTTTATGATGACTTCCCTTACCTTGTCAAGAAACTGGAATGATATCCCATGCCCTATTACCTGATAACCAGTAAAAAACCATTACCAAATCAATACTAAGGAGGgacatccgattataaaaaaagaaaagaaaagggtattGAGAATTTGAAACCTGAAAGCAACCCCAAGAGGATAGAGCTGATCTGAGCTTGTCCAAttccttttctgtttcttctaTGGATGATTGCAGTGAAAAGAGACTGATATCAATGGTGGGGAGTGAAGCTAGCGGAGGGGAAGTGTCTACTGGACCATAAGGGTTGTCTCTAACGATAAATGGGGGTGGGGGGTCGCCTCCGTTGATGGATATTTCTTGAACGCTCCTGGGCGGCGACAAGGTCATTTTTTCAGGGTTGGAAGGAGTTGCATTTTCAGCCATCTTGGGTTTTGCAGAGAGGTAGAGGGAGAGTTGAAAATTTGGTTTATGCATAAAGCTCTGGGCAAGTTGAAGAATTTTTTATGCATAAAGCTCTGGGCAAGTTGaagaatttttcagtgccagcTCGGCACATTCAGACCGTCTATTGCGATtttaaacggctcagatttggagagagaaaaaagagagagagtggtgggggtgagagaagagagaggatttcaatttATAAGTCCTCAAAAAGTTCATTGAACGGTCTGAATGTGCCGAACGGGCACCAGGTGGAATATACCCATccgaaaccaaaaaaaaattatcgggCAAGTTTGGACTGTTCTCACAACGTGGGAATCAGATGGATGAATGGTGGTTTATAAAGAATCGATAGATTAGGCTTGTGGTCGGGGTATAGAACTGCAAGCATGCTACAATGGCCCGACACCGCAATTGGGGATGGGGTGTCCTGGTTTAGGTGGTGGACCATTCGGAGTGATCCCGGAGTTGGTGGTGGTCCTTGACTCATTGGTAATAATTGCAAAGCCCCGACAAGGCGATTGGTGTTGTTTACGTGGTACTTTCAATCGTTTACGTAACGACATATTTTGCGGTAATGATGTTTAGGCTCCGTTCTACTAACTaaaatatacttattttttgagttaaaagtgatgtattatgtgagaatgacatgtctcgtaaagcaaaaaataagtactactaaaaataaaaactttaacgCAACGGGGCCTAATTCACTTTTGTTGGGTGATTGAAAGATAAGAAGAGATCCACATTGTGGGGTTGTTAAAGGTAAAAACTCACCATCAAAATCTTAGAAAAGTTCactaaatacaaaattaataaaaaacagACAGACTTTTAGATTATTGGTATTGGGCAAAAATTGGGCAAAAAGCTAGCCAAAGCAATAACCTGGAAACAAAAACAATCCCAAATAACACACAATAAGCCATTACATTGACTAAACCATAATAAAGAAAGTTATTACATTTTGAGACCATAAACTGTCCAGTAGTTCAAATTCTCCTACTTAAATTACAAACCCAAATGTCTTGCCTTGCACCTTCTGAAAGGTCccttccaaattcataataaaGTCGTCATAAGTCATACATGTTCCAAATTCATAACATATACATAATTTAATAATGACTGCATTTTGTCcacatccaaaaaacaaaagcagtGGACAAAACACAGTCATTTGAAAGGCATTTGTACCTTTAAAATATACACCTTTTGCCAATTGCCcacatccaaaaaataaaacagtggACAACCTTAACCATACGCCAACACAATTTATAATGATACTAAAAACATCTATTCAGTTAATCCCTTAGTGTGTCCCATGGAGACTTTAGATGAGAAAACACCATCTTCAATTCTGGCAATCTTCCAGTCATTTTGAGATCCACCAACTGCTGCACTCTTCCATGTAATTAATTTCCCATGCTTAAACATGGTTTTTGTTCCACTATCTGCCACAATTTTAGTGACTAATTATTCAATTGAAATACAAGTTTGAGTAATCCATCTAATCCAAATGTAAGTGACAATCTATATACCTTTTGATACAATAGTTGCTTCACATATCACTCCACCAGTTGCAGCACCTATTGAACCACCAGTTGCACGACTTATTGATCCACCTTTTGAACCTCCAATTGTTCTATCagttgcttcaaaatatttcaaTTCCCAACATCAGTTCAGTTGACAACATTCACAAGTGTTACAACATGTTTAAGTTCAACAGAAAAAATGTACAGCAATGTATAATTCATACCTCCTCTTGCAATTCCCCTTCCAACCCCTGCAAATCCTCTCCCATCACTTGTTGCACCACCTGTTAGAACATATTTTACCACAGATCTGATATCACTACACAACACtttgtaaagaaaaaataaaaaccagaTTCTATCAGTGAAATTTTACCTCCTCTCCAAAACTTGATCTTCGACCTCTAGCCATTCCCATCTCTCTTGATATCCCTCTACCACCACCTACGAGTCCACTCCCTTTTGGCATCCCTCTACCACCAGCTAGTACTCCATGGCTCCCTCTTGCTATCCCTCTACCACCACCTACGAGTCCACTCCCTTTTGGCATCCCTCTACCACCAGCTAGTACTCCATGGCTCCCTCTTGCTATCCTTCTACCACCACCTACGAGTCCACTCCCTTTTGCCATCCCTCTACCACCAGCTAGTACTTCACTCCCTCTTGTCATCCCTCTACCAGCATCTATCATTCCCATCCCTCTTGTCATCCCTCTACCACCGGCTGTCCCTCTCCTACCTCTGGCCACTACTCCTCCATCAGTTGAAACTTGGAGTCCTCTACCAGCACTAGTTGTACCAATGCTAGTTCCAGAAGCTCTTGATCTTGTCACAACTCCTATGGcctataaataaataacaaaacacaacaaaacaagtCCAACAAAAAAAGTGTAGAAGATTGACCAACCTCAGCAGTGCATGTCCTAGCATTGTGTCCATGTTGGTTACATTTCCTGCACTTGGCCACATTCACCCTGATTCTACCAATTGTTGCAGTTAACTCATCTTCACCTTTCCTTCTTGATTTTTTGGGTCTGCCAGTCTTCCTCCTATATGGTGGAGGCATTATGTCATCATATTCTGTTTGGATCCACATGGATTTATCTGGGATTTGGTTTATCAAATATGCATAACTCTGCCTGAAAGTTTCAGTTAAGAAGTAATGGGAAATGAAATCCTCAGGTCTGGATCTATCCTTTCTAATGGCTGCACAAGCATGCCTACATGGTATTCCTGTCACATCCCATTTCCTACAACTGCAAGTCCTCAACCCAATGTCTACTATCCAAGACTTGAAAGGTGAGCTAATTTCAAACTTCTGTGTAGCACAGTAAAATGACAGCATATTCCATTCCATTATCCTTCTCAATGTCCAACTTCTTACAAATTGAAGGGCATATGTTAGATTTAAATGTAGAACCAAATTTGGCCCTCTCTACATACCTCATTGAAAGAATGGGTTTGTCTCTCACTTGTTTGATAGCATTGTTGAAGGACTCACTCAAGTTGTTGACCATCCTATTGGTCTTAGCCCTTGGGCCGTAAAAACATCTTGCCTAAAATTTGGGTGGTACTTTTAACAACCACTCATGTGCCTTCACTGAAATTGCCCTTGGCTCCCTCATCTTCTGTTGGAACTCAGGTAAGGTGTATGCACTTGCTGCTCCCCACATAAGGTCCTTCAACTCTTTGCCTTTGTGTTCTTTTTGGAAGTTGGCCAACCAATTAGCAAATGCCCACTGGTTGTGGTATATTCTAGGACAAGTATGTACcccattgattttttttaatttgaaaagttGTTGTTTCACCCACCCTAGAAGCATGAAGTCTCCATGTACAAGGATGTTCTTCATCCTCATATTTGCACGTCACTGTTACCCTCTTTGATTCATTTTTAATGTACTTGTATTCACTTCCATTCCTAAGATGAAACTCCTTCAAGAATGATCTAAAAACCCTAACATTAGGAAACAACATGCCATGCACCAGTTTAGGATTTTTCATATCCCTTTCTTCATTAAACTCTGGGAATGTAACCTTCCttttccctttcattttctttttacctCCTCTCCGTCTGATGAGCTAATAATACTCCCAATGTCATCACTACTGTCACTACCACACTCTCTTTCCACATCCTTACCAACTATTACTGATTTTCGTATATCTTTCACAGCCTTAACACTTGGTCCtccatcttcaaaatcatatatTTCTTTACCATCACCATCAGATGATGATGAATCCCTTAACCCACTACATACATAGTCACTATCACTATCCGTATCACTGTCACCCCCTTCCACATCCTCACCAACTATGACTGCTTTTCCTCTACCTCTATCCTCCACAACCTTAACACTTGGCCCTCCTTCCTCCAAATAATCCAATGCTACACTATCAGCACCACTGTCACCACCATTGTTTCCATTATCAAATCTGTCCCCCCCAAGTTCCAATTGTTCCCCCCCAATTTCTTCCCACTGATGCCACCCAAGTTCCTCCTCATCACTCTCTTCAACATTAGGATGGGTAATGAAGAACTCAATTTCCTTACCCTCACCCTCATAAAGAATAAACATTTCTGTCATGTCTGTATCATTACTAACTTCAAATAACCCATCTTGAATCGTATGACCTGGCCTTAAGTAGGTAAGTGAAGCCCATGGGGTACACCCTATTTCTTGAAGGATCTCACATAAATTAGCATAGGAAAACTCATAAGGGATAACTCTGCAATAACACACGTCCCCATCAATGTAGCTATTTGGAGGATGTCCAGCAAATTTCCCCTCAAATCTTATATTCAGTTGAACCCTACCATCATCCCCCATCTTCAATTATTAAATGTGACAGCAACAAAcccaataccaaaaaataaattacaaaaaggTCAATGAGTGCAACAAGGGGACCATAAAAAGGGGTAAAGAACAACAATGAACAAAACTTGTTGGACCCTTGTTTAGAAACAGGTCGACAAGTAACATCTATTTAGAAGGAAAAAGTTAACATTTTAACTTagattttttggtcaaacaCTAATTAATATGTAGGGAccctaatatataaacatacataTACAGACAGACAGAAACAGAGGAGAGTGAGATAGATAGATAAGCACAAACCCTCAAAGCCCTAATTTCAAACCTTAACAACCATTCAAACatatgcacatatatatatatatatatcagtctcAAATGACCGGAAGGGCtttatatacgtgtatatataaAGCCCTAATAGGGACCACCACTATGGAGACCAAGcttttattctaatttttaaaCCCCAACAACTGTATATAATAACCATATAGCATATACTATAtaaatgcagagagagagagagagagagagagagagagagagagagagagagagagagagagagagagagagagagagagagagagaacgtacTTTAGCGCTGTGAGTATCGTCTTCAAAATTGTGCTCAAACCCTAAATCGTCCACcaaatcatcttcatcttcaagtgATTCGTTGATACTGGATGATGATAGCTACATGATTGATTCGTATATTTATTTAGATGTTGAGATTTTGGTACATGGGAGAAGGGAGAATGGCGAGAACACAGATGATCCCGATTAGGGTTTTGCTGTGGGAGAATggaaatgatgatgatgatcgaGATTAGGGTGTGCTTTGGGAGAATGAAGATGATCGAGATCGAGATTAGGGTTGGGTTTGGCAGGTTTGGTCGAGATCGCCTCTGGGGGTCGGAGATTAGGGTTAAGGAGATGAATGGTTGAAATGAGGATAAATTAGGTCTGTGgaagtatatatatgtaagggCAATTTGGTCTTTCCATTAATTCCGTCCAACAGCGTTACCCCCTCCAAATGGAAACTTTGCTCAAGGGGTTTGGCCGTAGGCAAAATTCTATTAGGGGGTGAGTGAGACAAACGGGAATAGTTCGAGGGGTGTCTCAGTATTTAACCCTTGAAACAACAacaaaggaggaaaaaacaTAGAAAGTTGGCACTTCATATTTTGATAACCACACTTCAATATTtgtcttaggccatccacagtggtataatcaaatgttaattatttttaaagttaacaatgtttgtgcaaaagatggctcacaatggtataatcaaacttagcaacatccttaaaaataatcaaattttaggttttggataaccaaaactagcaacatttttcaataatcaaaagcatttttaagctttggataaccaatttTAGGCTGTGGACCCCttagtttgattatggactagaaacgaccattgtgaacctcaacattggtaagcttaacaatctcttaaatgaataatcaaaagctgatgtgtcaacttttggttatccatttttgattataccattgtggatggccttagtgaTCATATCATGAATTGTTGGGATTTTGGTGTATTTGTAAAACTTTGTGAATGTGGCTAGACCAAGTATTAGTGTATATTCACTAGTTGTTAGTCTATATTCACTCATTCTAGTGTAATACCCAAGAAGAGGtattagtgaatattcactagTTTCCCTTTTGCTACTCATCGACTAAAACGTGTTCCTAAAATCTCTGATGATTGATTATAAAATCTATCCTTATTTAGTGTAGTAATTGAActgatttgattttctttccaaaaaccaaatccTTAGACGCTCCTTCTCCATCTATATATTCAGACGTTCAGAATCAttgaagaaatggaaaaaaacaaCTCTCTCTTCCACCCCTAAAAATGTTTCCTAAGTTTAAGCAATAGTTCGATTGTGCGTTTTGTTTTCGGTTTTCTTCTGTGCAGAGAAGGCCAAGTAGAGGTGGTGTATTCTGGGCTGTTTTATCCTGAGGACGGCGTGGCATTCAAATTATGAACACTAAATTAATTGTGAGAATTCACGAGATAGTTAAGCCGAACAACTCAACTAATACAATACAAGAGATAAgcccattatagggtagaaacaaagaaagaaaggaaaagctcAAGGAAAAAACACTCACATACAGATGTAGTGACTAACCGGGAGAGGGAGAAGATATCT carries:
- the LOC131320283 gene encoding protein SRG1-like, with product MHKPNFQLSLYLSAKPKMAENATPSNPEKMTLSPPRSVQEISINGGDPPPPFIVRDNPYGPVDTSPPLASLPTIDISLFSLQSSIEETEKELDKLRSALSSWGCFQVIGHGISFQFLDKVREVIIKFFELPIEEKQRHGKAAVAKEGYGLDSLVTEKQVLDWSDRLSVLIYPEDQRDLKLWPEKPQDFRETIDEFAMNIDSVVGILLKAMAKSLKLEESSFSKQFGDRSVMQGRFILYPTCTRPDHVFGVKPHSDGSGVTVLLQDKEVQGLQVLKEDQWLTVPVIPHALFVNLGDQMQIMSNGVFKSPFHRVVTNREREKITVAMFKRPDPEKEIEPIDQLVDEKRPRLYKKVKNYAALNYECFQKGLVPLDSVKI